In one window of Nostoc flagelliforme CCNUN1 DNA:
- a CDS encoding helix-turn-helix domain-containing protein: protein MSTVVNKEVEVLSVDISDVAYIKWNAEKIDIVKKAMEEKGGKRGAMSTRTLAQALQDRGVACSYQNIFKLLSGKYSIISLEIAQGICEVLSIPVQEIVKIYRFSIYDG from the coding sequence ATGTCAACCGTGGTTAATAAAGAAGTAGAGGTTTTGTCAGTGGACATCAGCGATGTGGCATACATCAAATGGAACGCCGAAAAAATTGACATTGTAAAAAAGGCAATGGAAGAAAAAGGCGGAAAAAGAGGAGCTATGTCTACAAGAACTCTAGCACAAGCCTTACAAGATAGAGGTGTAGCTTGCTCATACCAAAACATATTTAAATTATTAAGTGGTAAATATTCAATTATTTCCTTAGAGATAGCGCAGGGTATTTGTGAAGTGTTATCTATCCCTGTTCAAGAAATTGTAAAAATCTACAGATTTTCTATTTACGATGGTTGA